CTCCCAAGTAAGGCAATgaagaaaggaaataaaaaatgaaaagggcCTAAAGGAGTATCATGGTGCAAGATGTGCTAGGCTAGAATAATTATGTAAGGATTCTACTAAAAATCAGCATGATTTCAGACAAGATTCAACAATGATCAGcatttgattttgaaagttaAAACCCATCTGTGTATTGAAACAAATGAATTTAAGTCTGGCACTATTATATGAAAAGTAGTGTATACCTCAACCCTTCTATATAACAGATCAAGACTTCTTATAGCATCCTTTTCTTCCtggaaaatgagataaataTCTAAATCAacactagagagagagataaagagacTGCATTATATTAAGTTCTACTGAACTCATACTATTAAGATTTAcaaggaaccaaaaaaaaaagaaaaagaaaaaaggacaaGGCAAAGCCTTATGCTAAAAAGGACAAATAAGTTCCCAATTCTTGccttaaaacaaaaatacaaattaagaGGACTTGAGCAAATTTATTTGTTAGACATATGTATTAAAACCTATGAACAGTCAGCTAACAGCCAACTGCTTTACCATTGAGTTGTTGAGGAACAATGAGAAATTAGATATTGATTTAAATTCCCTTTCTCAACCCATGACCAGTATAAGCTTGATTTTCCTTAAGTTACAGGTATTGTGTTGGATATCAGATTGACATTGAAGGTTCAATGGTTTTtaatttctctatttgtttgatACCTTATTCTTTTCTAAGTAAGAGAAGCCTCCTAAAAGAAGACCTTGaactctctttttctccaaATAATCATAAGTAATATGCGATTTAGAGTAACTTTGGTCATCAGAGTCCTTAATCAACATGGATGCCTTGCTTATAAGAAATAGCTAATCATAGTAACTTCATCACTTTTCCTTAATGAGAAATATTAGTTGAGAATTTGATACTCATAAATTCCAGATTCTAATCTATGAtacatattattttcttcaaactCGTGTAAAAACAaactttcttttaaataaattaaaaaaaaaaaaaaaaattggttctaTAAGTATTTACAAATCTTTGAGACTTATGAAACTAATGCTGAAAAGCAATAAACACTCCTACACCTATAGAGAAATTAATAAAGGCAGCCATCAAGTTTGAACGTTACAATAATCAGTGATTGCAAACATTTACATTGGCACACTAAAAAATGTTTGCAAAACATTACACTACAACAACAttgcataaaaagaaaagatgcaacacaaaatttagagaCAACAAAAGAATAACTTACGTCACGTCTAGCAAGATCAAGGCGATTCCATATGACCATTAGAACAAGTTCATTGAGTTCTCCTTTCTCAGCAGCTTTCTCAATTTCCTGCTTATAAGAAAGTTAATCAATAGTCACAATTATCCTACATGAATAGTTTGACTCAGCTTCCCACTTATGGAAAATGCTACAAGCTACAAAGGATGTAAGTATAGACAGCAACGAAATGAGATGTCCTTAGATATAAGACCTAAACATTTCCTtcataaagaaaacaaaagcagccaaaaaaggaaaaagggaagggCTTTTACTTTTCAGAAGGACTTCTATCGACTCGTGTGTATGCAGAAAGCACTCTTTAGAAATGAACACATTCTCATAATTTTAAAGTCTTAATCTCTCGACAGATTAAGCCATTTGTGAGGCTTGAATACTGTAATTTATGATTACCTCTTCAACTTCTTCAGCAGCTCTGATCAAGCTCGAAACCAATCTCCGTGCTTTTCTGACATCTTCTTCCGGATACCCTTTCAAGCGTGTGCCAATTTCACGATACTCTTCAatctttctttcctcttcttcttcttcctgtTGACGTCTTTGATGAAGCTCCTTTGTCTTTTCCCGTTGCCGTGCTTGCCATTCCTAACCTAGAGTAGGTTAATGCAACTTTCCAAATAGTGCATATCTTAGAGGTTACATGAGTTCAACATAATAAGAACGTGGGTTTTACATTTAGGCAACATATTGTTATATACAGAATGCCCACAATGCCCCAAAACCCATCAATCAGGACCAGTTATCCATTCAATTGAGGGAGTGATCATAATctgaacaaaatatttcaagaataagaaaattataGCATTGGATTAAGCTATATATGAAAGTAATAATACGGGAAACAGTAATGCtataaatcaaatttaattCTGGAGGACATGGACAAGGcaatataattcaaaatcaatttttcttaacTGGTAAGAGGCAACCGTGAAAAGAGGTTTGTCTTTTAACTTGCATGTCAATTGTAATTTCACAAACAATAAACTCAGATTGCTCAATTTGTAAGCTATGAAGGCATTCCATTAACGCTGTTATAGAAAAGCACTTCAAATTGACTGAGATTGAGTCAAGCCTAACTTCTTAAGCTattctaatatttttcataGTAATAGAGGCTCAAGTGTAATATGACCCTGCATGATGTAATTTTGCACACATAAATCTCAAATATGTGATCACTGTCAAAACATACCAAACCATTTATTGGTGTGGTGCCAAATGATTCCAACACACTCTTTTACTGTAtttaatttgtattaaaaattccaaaacactCTAGTCAGGACTAAGTGTAGCAGAATCAGTGGGCCTTTAGTTATCAGCTTGAAAACAAATCAATAAGACCCACtctatacctatatatatatatatatagacacacacacatacatacaaatTAATGATTTAGTGGCATATATGGCAAATCTACCATTGACCCATCTCAGGAAATCAATAAATTTGAATACCCAATAATCAAAAACGAACAATCATCCAGTCTATAtagcaaaacaagaaaaataagagacACCCATTTAAGAAAAGGTGCAAAGAATGCCATAGCTGATACATATCAACaactacatacatacatacatcatCATAATACTCCTTTGGAAGCCCATCTATAAGCTGCTCATCCTTGTTCATACACCGCCTCAGAACTGGTTATCAAATCCcaaccaaagaaccaaaaaaaacgaaaacaaaaactttaaaattagcaaagacaaaaacttttgaaagtGCAAATGGTGTTTGTGGTGGTGGGGACTAACCTGAGAAGTGTGAGTGCTTGGGATTGAAGGGAGAAGGGTGAGGAATTATTGGAAGCCTTGCGAGGGCAACAGAGAAAGTTGGTAATGGCGGGGGAGCGAAGCACGTTAGTGCTAACACATTTGCCTCCATTTTCTGTTGAGATATCTAGAGAGAGCTCAGTGGGTCAGGGATGTTAATAATGGAGAATGTAGTTTAGGCATGTACTTGGCCCAAGGCTAAAATAGCGTCAATATATTCACATTTTAATCAAAAAAGTAATATGTCACTTTCTAATTGCAACAAAACATGACAATAgctgtaaaaattaaaaagtgttGTATCCTTAAACTTATATTGTACTAGTAGTAGGTAAAAAGAATAGAggtatgttttaattttaaagaagtgttatatttacaatatttttataagttttcacaataaattttaaatagcaagttgttattagttttaatatgaacatatcattaaaattacttttttactcactAGTACCAGTAAATAACAATCTCActtgaaatttattgtgaaagtattgtgcatataacatttctcttaattttattGTTGGATGTTTGATATATGACTCAAGATTATCATCTGTCATCATTTTCATGAAATGAATTTGTagaataaattgaaaatttacattttaaaaaattgtatatgatatatatttaagtatgtattaagaaataaaaagtcaaattagacaatttttagaaagaaaaaaatatgcataatttaaataaaatttgtttagaGAAGATAAGCAACGGGTCAGGTTTGggatttttctaattaaaaaaaataaataaaaaataaaaaacaaacaaacaaacaaatcctTTAAATATTTCACGTACCAAAACCTGTTAAAATTTCCGAATTTCATCACAAATACATCCTATTTCTTTACCTATAATATAAAGAGTGAAATCAAGCATCCAATTTGTTGAGCACCGTAACTGATTACCATGCTGTCCTTGGACTTTGAGAGTTTTGTGATAGCTGAATCAAGTAGATGTGTGTTTATTAGCAAGTAGCTGATTTTCGTTTaggcaaaaaatttaaataaatatatttgagaTCGATCTCGCAGTAAAAGTTGACTTCTATGGGTGTTTCTATTTCTGGGTCTATTTCCTTTCTATGTTTTACGCAGtactatgaagaaaaaattttgtttatagaaTTATAGCAAccattttgttattattattatatttttttgtagaaaaataaaacattgtttattgtttttaagGTTAACGGGAAGTCTTGAGTCGTTATTCGTTAATATCAATAGCGTTGCTTCCGTTagtaaatagaaaaaatagagagagaagcACACATGGCTAATTATCTTTTGTGAAGCATGAAAAGGAGCATAGCGAATGGTTTGGAGGATTTTCATTCctctttatattataataataataataataataataataataataataaagaattaatTACAGGGTAAAACTTAGTTACAAGGTTCTATCACttctgtccaaaaaaaaaaaaaaaaaaaaaggtgtccTTAAATTCAACAATGTCATTGTATTGACCAAAGAGAtgtgctacgtccacaacatttttacaacgaatcataggtgattagttatttattagtttaaatttgaacctaacactaagattatttttttgtcgtaataataacaaccagtaacaacatgccacttatgatttgttgtaaaaatgttgtggaaatATTAttgacatatcatttctcttgaCCAAAGGCCTCGTAGTCAAATTTAATTATCCTTATAAAAGATACCACTACTTTTTCCATACTAATCGATACAATTATATGTTTGATTTCAATTGTAAAACCTAAAATAGAACAACTAAAGATGTGGATTTAAGTTTTTCCTCATTACAAATTTTCTATTACACTTCACCTTGATAGAGCTATTTGATTTTTCATTGTTGCGTAAGACACTTATAAGAAGACAATGATGTCTTTTTCAATCTAGTTGAAAAAGTCTCCTCCACCTTATTATGTGGTTATTTATAAGATTAatatatactattatttaagtaaGTCACTGgacttatcaaaaaactcaTTGACCAAAATTACAtgttcatgatttttttaaacaaagtggcaaatttgattttaaaattccaaaaaaaaaataaaaaaataaaaaataaacttatgtTAGAGAGTTCCCTTCGTGTAAACTGCTTTTAATAACTGTTATATATCCTTCATTTGTGAACCCAATCATAGGTGCTAGGGGAGTACTTTGCCACTCATATTGATTGCGTGGAGATCAAGGAGTTGAGATTGAAGCTTGGACAGTTGGACTACCATATGTGATGTCCAGTTTACTCGTTGATAAGCATTAGGCCATTTGCCAAGTTGTTAGTACTTTTAAGAATTACCCTTTAGTTTTCAATTGTTTATACTTATATTCATTGTAAAATTCTTTCATTTAGAGGATTTTTCATTATAAGTGTGGGTATAGGAATTTCAATAAGGTAATTGTGCTTCCTTGGCTGCCGCAACTTACAAGGGGTTTAAAAAggtgtttgatgggacaagtactcaagtaGTGGCCTGAGAAATCAACAAATAGAGGGCCAAGATCATTTAGagggggctatataatgtgagagaccctccaaggAGAAGGGATCGaaaaatttgtaaagaaaacACTAGAGCAGTAAGAATTAAAATTACTTcctaatttaaaagaaatatacatAAGAACCACTCTCCTCGGATTTTGCCGAGAAGGGTTTTCTTTGAAcagagctttcttttctttactttcttacTATCTTTGATTCATTGTGCGTGTTGTTGATCCATTGAAGCCTAgcttttaagcccactctctacaaattcattgtatcagGCTCTTTGGGCCTTAATCCCTTTATCTTTTAGGCTTAAAAACTAAAACCTGCCCCTACAATTGGCACTGTCTGTGGGGAAGATTGAGCTTTAGTGAGTTCAACGTCCAACCATGGTAGGATTAGGGCAAGACCGGGAGGAGTCTATTGGTTCCTAACGTCAAGACCAATTCCTTAACCTTGAGCGAAGGAGGGACCATGTGGTTAGTGTGTACACTACGCATACTAGCAGAAGTCAGTCTTGAGGCGGGAGTTACATCTCTCATGAGGAGAATACCAGAAGCATGCATTTGGAGATTGACCATCTTCGCATGAGGCTATGCTGCAAGCGACGGAGAAGGACTCCTTCAGATTTTGACCCTTCTTCTGACGATGATAGGGATGGCAGTTACAGGCCCTGATCAAGGACTCCCTCCAGCGAGTCTTTCTTGTATGATGAAGATCACCATCATAAGCACAAAAATAAGAGCCCATCTTGCAAAGGTCTAGGAAACGATGCTATGAGCAAGGCGTTGAACCAAATTTCCAAGCCACCTTTTGCACGTAGAATTGAAAAAGGAAAGCTTCTTTGACGGTTCACTCAGCCAACGTTCACCATGTACAATGGAAGAACGGATCcggtggagcatgtgagccacttTAACCAGAGAATGACTGTGCATTCCAAGAACGAGACTTtatgtgcaaggtgttcccaTCCAGTTTGGGGCCTGTGGTGATGAGGTGGTTTGACGGCTTGAAGGAAGGTTTTATCAACTCCTTTAAGGAGCTTACTCAGGCATTTGGGGCTCGTTTTGTTACTTGTAGTAGGGTTCCTCAGCCTTTGGACTCTTTGTTGTCCATGGCAATACAGGAGGGGGATACCCTGAAGACGTACTCTGACAGGTACTGAGAGATGTTCAACGAGATAGATAGGGATTTTGATGACGTGGCTATAAGGACTTTCAAGGTCGGCCTGCCTGCCGAGCATGATCTAAGAAAGTCTTTGACCAGGAAACCAGTCAAGAGTGTACGTCAGCTAATGGGCTGTATTGATGAATATAAGCAGGTCGAgaaggatcaacaacaagaaAAGGGGAAAGCTAAAGTGGTCCATCAGGATAGAAGGGAGTTCAGGTCGAATAGGTACAATAACAACCGACCTCAAAGAGATTTTACGAGGCATTCAGGATCTACTACTACTCAGGTAGTTAGTACTGTGTTCCGAGAGCCCGTACACCAAATCCTagagaaaattaagaatgaCTTATATTTTCAATGACCAAATAAGATGGGAGGAGACCCTACGAAGCGCAACCAAAACCTTCACTGCTAATACCACAAGGAGTGGGGGCACATTACTGAAGATTGCAGGATGTTGTGGAATCATTTAGAGCAATTGGTTAAGGTTAGGAAGTTAAAGCAATTCCTGTATCAGCCCAATGGATAGGGTAGTCAGACTAGGTTAAGAGCGCAAAGAGATGCTTCCTCAAGACCTCCCCATTAGGTACCATTAGTGTGATCTTCGTTGCTCCGGGGAGAACCGACTCTTTTCCATCTAGGGTGATGTCCATAGATCAACCATTTGTCGAGGACTTGGCCCCTAGTTCGAAGAGGAGCAAAGTAGAGGTTCGACCAGTTTTGAGCTTTTCTGATGAAGATAAAATTGGAACCTCACAACCACATGATAATGCCCTAGTGGTTACCCTGAGAATTGTGGGATACGGTGTAAAGAGGGTGTTAGTAGATTAGGGCAGCAGTGTAGAGATTATGTACCCTAATTTATACAAGGGGCTAAGGTTGAGGCCAGAGGACCTAACCTGCTACAATTCCCCTTTGGAGGGTTTTGATGGGAAAACTGTTATTCCAAAGGGCCAAGTCAAATTACCTGTGCAGACAGGATCAAAAGTGGTGGAGGTAGATTTCATCGTGGTGGATGCTTACTCTTCTTACACTGCCATTGTGGCAAGACCCTAACTCCATGCCATGGGAGCCGTTTCTTTCACTCTGCACTTGAAAGTGAAGTATTCGTCCGGGAATCAAGTTGAGGAGCTAGTAGGGAGCTAATCTATGGCCAGACAGTGCATGGTGGCCGCGATTAGACATCAGACTGGAGGTGAGCCCTCAGCCCTTATCGGGCGGGATTCATGGCAATCAAAGGAACCCTGTTGCCCTCAAATGTGGCGGTAGAAGGGGTAGAGTGCGGGCAATTAGAAAAAGTTGTTATTGGCAACGATGAGTAAAAGTtctttcaagtcagagctcagttGCCTCATTGGGAGAAGGAAGAGCTAATAGgttttctaagaaaaaatattgatgtatTTGCGCGGAGCGCCTACGAGGCCCTTAGGGTGGACCCAAATTTCATTTGCCATCATTTAAACATCAATCCATCGGCCATCcccaagaagcaaccacctcAGCGCTCATCTAGGGAACATTCTGATGCTGTTAAAGGGGAGGTGCTCAAGCTCAAGCATGCTAGGGCCATAAAGGAGGTTTTTTACCCCAAGTGGCTGGCTAACATAgtggtggtgaaaaagaaaactggGAAGTGGTGAGTATGTGTAGACTTTACAGACTTAAATAGAGCTTGCCTAAAAGACCCTTTTCCCCTTCCTCGGATAGATCAATTAGTGGATGCAACTGCAGGCCATCCTCGTATGAGCTTTTTGGACGCTTTTCAGAGCTATCACCAGATACCGTTAGCTCTGAATGATCAGGAAAAGACTACTTTTCTTACACCCAcagggaactaccattacaaggtaatgcccttTGGGTTAAAAATGCAGAGTTTATTTACCAAAagatgatgactaggatgtttgaGCCTCAGTTAGGGAAAAGTATTGAGGtgtatatagatgatatggtggtaaagagtaaagTATAGTCTCAGCATATAAATGACCTCGGGAATATTTTCGAGATACTAAGGAAACACAAATTGTGCTTTAATGTCGCTAAGTGTTATTTTGGCATAGGCTCTAGCAAGTTTTTGGGTTATATGGTTACCTATCATGGAATCGAAGTTGACCCTAACCAGATTAGAGCAATTAACGACCTGCAGCCTCCTCataatcccaaagaggtccaaaagTTGACAAGAATGACTACTGCTTTGAATCGATTCATCTCTCGATTAGCCAACAAGTGTAGGACCTTCTTCCAGTCGTTGcataaatggaaaggatttgaatggataGAGGAATGTTCCTTGGCCTTCCAGCAATTGAAGGGATACCTTTCTTGGCCACCTATTATGTCCAAGTctgaggaggaggagagggTCTATTTGCTTACACTGCTGAGGCCTCACATACGGTGAgtctggtactgatacgggttGATGATGAGGTGTAGAGATCAGTTTATTATGTAAGCAAATCATTACATAAGGCAGAGGTTCACTACTTACCACTAGAGAAGACCATCTTGGCAGTAGTACATGCTACATGGAAGCTCCCACATTACTTCTAGGCTCACACTGTTGTGGTTCTAACCCAACCCCATCTTCGATCACTGCTTTGGAAAGTTGATTACACAGGGAGGGTTGCAAAATGGGAAACAATCCTAGGAGCTTTCaatattaaatacatgcctcgtacctctGTAAAGGGCCAGGTCCTTAGAAGAAAATGGTGAGAAGCcgaacatggatggaaaatcagttgggaCGATCTCCTTGCAAGAACCTCTATCTTGTAAGGTGTACGTCGACGGCGCAACAAACCAAAGGGGATCAAGAGTGAGGCTAGTTATAGTATCTCCTAAAAGGATCATcattgagaaatccttaagaCTAGGCTTCTTGGCCATGAACAATGAGGCTGAGTATGAGGCTTTGTTAGTGGGAATGGCTATGGTTCAGAAATTGGGAGGAAGAATAGTGGAGATATTTTCAAATTCGAGTTTAGTTGTAGGCCAAGTAAAGGGAGAACTAGAGGCTAGGGATGTGAGAATGCAAGAGTACTTGAACCAGGCTAGGCACTTGCAGTCAAGATTTGACTATTTTTCCTTACAGTAAATCCCTAGAAGCAGAAATATGCATGTTGATTCCCTTGCCACTCTCACAACCTCCTCAGCGCAGAGTCTACCTAAGGTTATCCTAGTCGAGGATCTATGTAAGCCTACGGAGATGAAGAGGGAGAACATCTAGATTCATCAAATTAGGGTTGGATCTAGTTGGATGGATCCCATTGTATTATTC
The sequence above is drawn from the Quercus lobata isolate SW786 chromosome 12, ValleyOak3.0 Primary Assembly, whole genome shotgun sequence genome and encodes:
- the LOC115972443 gene encoding protein PALE CRESS, chloroplastic-like gives rise to the protein MEANVLALTCFAPPPLPTFSVALARLPIIPHPSPFNPKHSHFSVLRRCMNKDEQLIDGLPKEYYDDEWQARQREKTKELHQRRQQEEEEEERKIEEYREIGTRLKGYPEEDVRKARRLVSSLIRAAEEVEEEIEKAAEKGELNELVLMVIWNRLDLARRDEEKDAIRSLDLLYRRVETEILKREATPAMRLLNDLLNMHDGFDDEGWMKECKKRMVDTFPREDPFSILVPAGFDIDKHQGPLRPPLEADDTLLRVDFVREVNALLQEVRYQQTEAQHAQDSFDPESVASRLKQQEKQRAIRQVESLLDLAINLKW